The following are from one region of the Pseudohongiella spirulinae genome:
- a CDS encoding sulfite oxidase heme-binding subunit YedZ — MAARVGLDGVSTWRRNPQLWLWLRRLVWVLACVPFVLQVQGIVTNTLGADPAKELALDTGRWTLRFLLMSLAITPLREIFSLGSLAPLRRTLGLFALFYASLHFLVYILFLLELRWYEIGTDILERPYITVGFVAFLILLAMGITSPKRMVRRLGKRWKPLHRMVYLAAVLSILHLVWILRTDVFDAVFYGTLLALLLAYRGFNSVRKRTNRPIRN; from the coding sequence TTGGCGGCTCGCGTGGGTCTTGATGGTGTGTCGACATGGCGACGCAACCCGCAGCTGTGGCTCTGGTTGCGTCGGCTGGTCTGGGTTCTGGCGTGTGTGCCTTTTGTATTGCAGGTGCAGGGCATCGTAACGAATACGCTGGGTGCCGATCCAGCCAAGGAGCTGGCACTTGATACCGGGCGCTGGACTTTGCGCTTTCTGCTGATGAGTCTGGCGATAACACCACTGCGGGAAATTTTCAGCCTCGGAAGCTTGGCGCCGCTGCGAAGAACGCTGGGGTTGTTTGCCCTGTTCTACGCAAGTCTGCATTTTCTTGTCTATATACTCTTCCTGCTTGAGTTGCGCTGGTACGAGATCGGTACTGATATCCTCGAGCGCCCGTATATTACCGTGGGATTTGTGGCTTTCCTGATTTTGTTGGCGATGGGTATCACTTCGCCCAAGCGCATGGTCAGGCGCCTCGGTAAGCGCTGGAAGCCGCTCCACAGGATGGTTTACCTGGCTGCCGTTCTGTCGATTTTGCATTTGGTCTGGATTCTGCGAACAGATGTTTTCGATGCGGTTTTTTATGGTACACTGCTTGCCCTGCTTTTGGCTTACCGCGGCTTCAATTCAGTGAGGAAGCGGACTAACAGGCCGATCAGGAATTGA
- the msrP gene encoding protein-methionine-sulfoxide reductase catalytic subunit MsrP codes for MLIKTRSEIPSSEITPESVYHSRRQFMGNALTLGLGAAGMGGAGLSLAAAPGDGLRARAPSDMVRSAPAPWWQEKFQNIQPVERGGDFWTDEDLTPYRDVVTYNNFYEFGMNKDDPYKYSQTFKVDPWSIDIGGECDKPGVYHLEDFLKPQQLEERIYRLRCVERWSMVIPWVGFSLADLIRRVEPNSKAKYVAFETLVDPEQMPAQRSRFSIVDWPYREGLRMDEAMNPLTFLAVGLYGNYLPPQNGAPIRLVVPWKYGFKSVKSIVKIRFTEQEPPTTWNMMQPSEYGFYANVNPNVHHPRWRQDMETRLPRTLFSVSRQDTLMFNGYGDQVAHLYEGMDLARYY; via the coding sequence ATGTTAATCAAAACCAGATCCGAAATTCCATCTTCTGAAATTACGCCAGAGTCGGTTTATCACAGCCGACGGCAATTCATGGGCAATGCGCTAACCCTGGGGTTGGGCGCTGCAGGCATGGGTGGGGCAGGGCTGTCGTTGGCGGCAGCGCCAGGTGATGGTCTGCGTGCTCGTGCGCCCTCAGATATGGTGAGATCGGCGCCGGCGCCGTGGTGGCAGGAGAAGTTTCAGAACATTCAGCCGGTTGAGCGTGGCGGAGACTTCTGGACCGACGAGGACCTGACGCCGTATCGAGATGTTGTGACTTACAACAATTTCTATGAATTCGGTATGAATAAGGACGATCCTTACAAGTATTCGCAGACTTTCAAGGTTGACCCCTGGTCTATCGATATTGGTGGTGAGTGCGATAAGCCAGGTGTTTATCATCTGGAAGACTTTCTCAAACCACAGCAACTGGAAGAGCGCATCTATCGCCTTCGCTGTGTAGAGCGCTGGTCGATGGTCATACCGTGGGTAGGGTTCTCTCTGGCCGATCTGATCCGGCGTGTTGAACCTAACTCAAAGGCAAAGTATGTCGCATTCGAGACTCTGGTGGACCCCGAGCAGATGCCTGCTCAACGGAGTCGCTTCAGTATCGTGGATTGGCCTTATCGCGAAGGGTTACGCATGGATGAGGCGATGAATCCGCTGACATTCCTGGCGGTCGGACTTTATGGTAACTATTTGCCTCCGCAGAATGGAGCGCCTATCCGCCTGGTCGTGCCCTGGAAGTACGGTTTCAAGAGCGTTAAATCAATTGTGAAAATCCGCTTCACTGAGCAGGAGCCGCCAACGACCTGGAACATGATGCAGCCCAGTGAGTACGGCTTTTACGCGAATGTTAACCCCAATGTGCATCATCCACGATGGCGTCAGGATATGGAAACTCGTTTGCCCAGAACGTTGTTCTCGGTGTCCCGTCAGGATACCCTGATGTTTAATGGTTATGGCGACCAGGTTGCTCATTTGTATGAGGGCATGGATCTGGCGCGCTACTATTGA
- the pssA gene encoding CDP-diacylglycerol--serine O-phosphatidyltransferase, translated as MSNEDESFIPIDEHEEFVSEDGRKISRKGIYLLPNLLTLGALFAGFYAIIAGMNGNFNAAGWAILVAAVMDGLDGRVARLTNTQSAFGAQFDSLADMVSFGVAPALIVFSWSLSSLGNAGWAASFIFMSCAALRLARFNVQLGTVDKRFFVGLQSPVAAGLVTFMVWVAYKYEIEPGFGLAVATAVLTALTGLLMVSNYRYYSFKEIHFKGTVPYVVFVMAVVLLVVIAQRPHEVLLTMCVCYVSSGPVIGLYRKLKTRRSNKTDTASES; from the coding sequence ATGAGTAACGAAGACGAAAGTTTTATACCTATCGATGAGCATGAAGAGTTTGTGTCAGAAGATGGCCGCAAGATCAGCCGCAAAGGCATCTATTTGCTGCCCAATCTCCTGACTCTGGGTGCGTTGTTTGCAGGTTTTTACGCCATTATCGCGGGCATGAATGGAAATTTTAACGCTGCAGGATGGGCGATTTTGGTGGCGGCCGTCATGGATGGCCTGGATGGCAGGGTGGCTCGCCTGACCAATACCCAGAGCGCGTTTGGTGCACAGTTCGACAGCCTGGCGGATATGGTGTCTTTTGGTGTGGCGCCAGCATTGATTGTATTCAGCTGGAGTTTGTCATCGCTTGGCAATGCCGGATGGGCTGCCAGTTTTATATTTATGTCCTGCGCTGCCCTGAGGCTTGCCCGTTTCAATGTTCAGCTGGGAACCGTGGATAAGCGGTTTTTTGTCGGTCTGCAGAGTCCAGTCGCCGCAGGTCTGGTGACCTTTATGGTTTGGGTGGCGTACAAGTATGAGATCGAGCCTGGCTTTGGACTGGCCGTGGCGACAGCGGTTTTGACAGCGCTCACAGGCTTGTTGATGGTGTCCAACTATCGCTATTACAGTTTCAAGGAAATTCATTTTAAAGGCACAGTGCCCTATGTGGTATTCGTCATGGCAGTAGTATTACTGGTCGTCATTGCCCAGCGACCCCATGAGGTGTTGCTGACCATGTGTGTTTGTTACGTAAGTTCCGGTCCTGTGATTGGCCTGTATCGAAAACTCAAGACACGTCGGAGCAATAAAACCGATACAGCATCTGAGTCGTAA
- the ilvY gene encoding HTH-type transcriptional activator IlvY has protein sequence MDLKDLKMFLHLSRTLHFGKSSRELHISASGLTRAIQRLEQECGATLFERDKRTVKLTEQGAMLRDFASDVTDRWAVLSEQLHDDGQVHGVLSLFCSVTASYSFLHALLQRFRNEYPRVELQLHTGDSAQAIARVADGMDSLAIAARPERLPENISFLPLGESPLVCIGPATECPLRDRLNEARALDNYNWQQIPLIVSETGLSRIRLEQWFQERSIRPRIYAQVSGHEAMVSMVSLGFGLAVVPRVVVDSSPVGDLIEVLPLMPELEPFTIGLCALHRKLSNPLVKAFWGIAETSVAPLQAQTKCV, from the coding sequence ATGGATCTGAAAGACCTGAAAATGTTCCTGCACCTTAGTCGAACACTGCATTTTGGCAAAAGCAGTCGTGAACTGCACATCAGTGCCTCCGGCCTGACCCGCGCAATTCAGCGGCTGGAGCAGGAATGCGGTGCCACGCTTTTTGAGCGGGACAAACGCACAGTCAAGCTGACAGAACAGGGTGCGATGCTACGTGACTTTGCGAGCGACGTGACCGATCGTTGGGCAGTATTGAGTGAACAGTTGCATGATGATGGACAGGTCCATGGTGTGCTGAGCCTGTTTTGTTCGGTGACCGCCAGTTACAGCTTTCTGCATGCTTTGCTGCAACGCTTCCGGAATGAGTATCCGCGCGTCGAGCTTCAGCTGCATACAGGTGATTCCGCTCAGGCGATTGCGCGGGTTGCCGATGGTATGGATTCCCTGGCTATCGCGGCGCGGCCGGAGAGGCTGCCGGAAAACATTTCCTTCCTGCCTTTGGGCGAGTCTCCTCTGGTGTGTATCGGTCCGGCAACAGAGTGCCCTCTGCGCGATCGCTTAAATGAAGCGAGGGCGTTAGATAACTACAATTGGCAGCAGATTCCCTTGATAGTCTCCGAAACCGGATTGTCCCGTATACGACTGGAACAGTGGTTCCAGGAGCGCTCAATCAGGCCGCGAATCTATGCGCAGGTCAGTGGGCACGAGGCGATGGTCAGTATGGTCAGTCTGGGATTCGGTCTTGCAGTTGTGCCCAGAGTAGTTGTTGACAGCAGCCCCGTCGGTGACCTGATTGAGGTGCTGCCCTTGATGCCAGAGCTGGAGCCGTTCACCATTGGTTTGTGTGCACTGCATCGCAAGCTGAGCAATCCATTGGTCAAAGCGTTCTGGGGAATTGCAGAGACTTCCGTGGCCCCGCTACAAGCGCAGACCAAGTGTGTATAA
- the ilvC gene encoding ketol-acid reductoisomerase, whose protein sequence is MNYFNTLPLRVQLQQLGKCRFMDSAEFADGVNKLLGKKIVIVGCGAQGLNQGLNMRDSGLDISYALRAEAIAEKRQSWKNASENGFNVGTYEDLIPTADLVLNLTPDKQHTAVVKQVMPLMKQGACLAYSHGFNIVEEGMQIRDDLTVIMVAPKCPGSEVREEYKRGFGVPTLIAVHPENDPNGDGLEIAKAYAAGTGGHRAGVLESSFIAEVKSDLMGEQTILCGVLQTGSILCYNRMIEKGVDAGYASKLVQHGWEVISEGLKHGGITNMMDRLSNPAKLVANSLAAELKDIMGPLFQKHMDDIMSGEFSRVMMEDWANDDINLLTWREQTGETAFEKSTAGSMDISEQEYYDNGILMAAFLKAGVELAFETMTDAGIIEESAYYESLHETPLIANLIGRKKLYEMNKVISDTAEYGCYLFSHAAVPLLEDFMQKVDTDVIGKGLQLQDNNVDNAELIAVNQSIRNHPIEIVGRRLRSYMTAMKKAI, encoded by the coding sequence ATGAACTACTTCAATACTCTGCCTCTGCGCGTTCAGCTTCAACAACTGGGCAAGTGCCGCTTCATGGACAGCGCCGAATTTGCCGATGGCGTCAACAAGTTGCTCGGCAAGAAAATCGTCATTGTAGGTTGTGGCGCTCAGGGTCTGAACCAGGGCCTGAACATGCGTGACAGCGGCCTGGATATCAGCTATGCACTGCGAGCAGAAGCCATCGCCGAAAAGCGTCAGTCATGGAAAAATGCCTCTGAAAACGGCTTTAATGTTGGTACTTACGAAGATCTGATTCCGACGGCTGATCTGGTGCTGAACCTGACGCCGGACAAACAGCACACCGCCGTAGTCAAGCAGGTAATGCCATTGATGAAACAGGGTGCCTGCCTGGCCTACTCACATGGCTTTAATATCGTGGAAGAAGGCATGCAGATCCGCGACGATCTGACCGTCATCATGGTTGCACCGAAGTGCCCGGGTTCCGAAGTGCGTGAAGAATACAAACGCGGCTTCGGTGTCCCCACACTGATTGCCGTGCACCCCGAAAACGACCCCAACGGTGACGGCCTGGAAATCGCCAAAGCTTACGCGGCCGGAACCGGCGGCCACCGCGCAGGCGTGCTGGAGTCCTCCTTCATCGCCGAGGTCAAATCCGACCTGATGGGTGAACAGACCATTCTGTGCGGTGTTCTGCAGACCGGTTCCATTCTCTGCTACAACCGCATGATCGAAAAGGGCGTTGATGCCGGTTATGCATCCAAGCTGGTTCAGCACGGCTGGGAAGTCATTTCCGAAGGTCTGAAGCATGGCGGCATTACCAACATGATGGATCGCCTGTCCAACCCGGCCAAACTGGTTGCCAACTCACTGGCGGCCGAACTGAAGGACATCATGGGGCCTCTGTTCCAGAAGCACATGGACGATATCATGAGCGGTGAATTCTCTCGTGTCATGATGGAAGACTGGGCCAATGACGACATCAATCTGCTGACCTGGCGCGAGCAGACCGGCGAAACGGCCTTTGAAAAATCCACTGCTGGCAGCATGGATATCTCCGAGCAGGAATACTACGACAACGGCATTCTGATGGCCGCCTTCCTGAAAGCCGGCGTCGAGCTGGCCTTCGAAACCATGACCGATGCCGGCATTATCGAAGAATCTGCCTATTACGAGTCTCTGCACGAAACGCCACTGATCGCCAACCTGATCGGCCGCAAGAAGCTTTACGAGATGAATAAAGTGATTTCTGACACGGCGGAATACGGCTGCTACCTGTTCTCTCACGCAGCCGTACCACTGCTGGAAGATTTCATGCAGAAAGTCGACACCGACGTCATCGGCAAGGGCCTGCAACTGCAGGACAACAACGTTGACAACGCCGAGCTGATCGCCGTGAACCAGTCCATCCGCAATCACCCGATCGAAATCGTCGGCCGTCGCCTGCGCTCCTACATGACCGCCATGAAAAAGGCGATCTAA
- the ilvN gene encoding acetolactate synthase small subunit, with protein MRHIISILLENEPGALSRVVGLFSQRNYNIESLTVAPTEDHTLSRLTITTIGDDRKIEQITKHLNKLIDVVKLVDLTEGSHIERELMLIKVKASGAQRAEVKRTTDIFRGQIVDVTSTVYSIQLTGTSDKLDSFIAALGNASVLEVARTGVTGISRGEKVLSL; from the coding sequence ATGCGGCACATTATTTCCATTTTGTTGGAGAATGAACCTGGCGCCTTGTCTCGTGTGGTCGGTTTGTTTTCTCAACGTAACTACAATATTGAATCTCTCACTGTTGCTCCGACCGAGGATCACACTCTCTCCAGGCTGACGATTACGACTATCGGTGATGATCGCAAGATCGAGCAGATAACCAAGCATCTGAACAAGCTGATCGATGTGGTGAAGCTGGTTGATCTGACTGAGGGTTCTCACATTGAGCGGGAGCTGATGTTGATCAAGGTGAAGGCCAGTGGTGCTCAGCGTGCTGAAGTGAAACGCACGACCGATATTTTCCGCGGACAGATCGTGGATGTGACCAGCACTGTGTACAGCATTCAGTTGACCGGCACTTCGGATAAGCTGGACAGCTTTATCGCGGCGCTGGGTAATGCGTCAGTGCTTGAGGTGGCGCGCACCGGGGTGACGGGTATCTCGCGCGGTGAGAAGGTGCTCAGCCTTTAA